The proteins below are encoded in one region of Candidatus Nezhaarchaeales archaeon:
- a CDS encoding CaiB/BaiF CoA-transferase family protein: protein MLLLSTLFSNLTVLSLEQALTAPYLTYRFVLDGMRVIRIEHPELGDPNRFVGDNVLGERGMCTYYLPYNVGKKAITLNLGLPEGRELLKELIRKLKVDVFVTNQLPSRYVKLGIDYETLRSVKPDIIWVGISGYGPENPEPAYDPTLQARSGLMEITGDPGGDPMVIGVPLSDLGAAEHAYSEVMKALYKRALTGEGSRIDVSMFQSSVSWLITKLPHVKSFGKRISRTGNVHEFFAPVNVYPTKDGRYVYVAIGNDRQWEALTKLPGFETLARKEYRTNAGRIADVKNLNVKMVAITRTKTLNELISMFNSAGIPVAKINTLEEVCEDPLIRDLMIRSEDPKTKVKLYLPPPPVVSPYLKSVGFKLSFPPRMGEHNEEIYVNLLGISKEKFEELKSKGVI, encoded by the coding sequence GTGTTACTGTTGAGTACGCTTTTCAGTAACTTAACGGTTTTAAGTCTTGAGCAAGCGTTAACAGCGCCTTACCTAACCTATAGGTTCGTCCTCGATGGGATGCGCGTTATTAGAATTGAGCATCCGGAGCTAGGGGATCCTAACCGCTTCGTAGGTGATAACGTACTAGGTGAAAGGGGGATGTGTACTTACTACCTCCCTTATAACGTAGGTAAAAAGGCTATAACGTTAAACCTAGGACTACCGGAGGGCAGAGAACTGCTGAAGGAGCTTATTAGGAAGCTTAAGGTCGACGTCTTCGTAACGAACCAGCTTCCGAGCAGGTACGTTAAGCTTGGCATCGACTACGAAACACTTCGAAGCGTTAAACCCGACATAATATGGGTCGGTATCAGTGGTTACGGTCCTGAAAACCCTGAGCCAGCCTACGATCCGACGCTTCAAGCTAGATCGGGGCTTATGGAGATAACCGGCGATCCTGGTGGTGACCCCATGGTTATAGGTGTTCCGCTATCGGATTTAGGCGCAGCCGAACATGCTTACTCTGAAGTTATGAAGGCGTTGTATAAACGCGCTTTAACCGGTGAGGGTAGCAGGATCGACGTATCGATGTTTCAAAGTAGCGTCTCCTGGCTAATAACTAAGCTACCACACGTTAAATCCTTTGGTAAGAGGATTTCGAGGACCGGTAACGTGCATGAGTTTTTCGCCCCGGTTAACGTCTATCCAACTAAGGACGGCCGTTACGTTTACGTGGCGATCGGAAACGATAGACAGTGGGAAGCTTTAACTAAGCTTCCCGGCTTCGAAACGTTAGCGAGGAAGGAGTATAGGACCAACGCGGGTAGGATAGCAGACGTTAAGAACTTAAACGTTAAAATGGTGGCCATAACTAGAACCAAGACGTTAAATGAGTTGATATCGATGTTTAATAGTGCCGGCATACCGGTGGCTAAGATTAACACGCTGGAGGAGGTATGCGAGGATCCGCTCATTCGAGACCTTATGATCCGCTCGGAGGATCCGAAAACCAAAGTAAAGTTATACTTGCCGCCGCCACCTGTGGTCTCTCCTTACCTTAAATCAGTAGGGTTCAAGCTCAGCTTCCCGCCTAGAATGGGTGAGCATAACGAGGAAATTTATGTAAACCTGCTCGGTATAAGCAAGGAGAAGTTTGAGGAGTTGAAGAGTAAAGGAGTAATCTAG
- a CDS encoding class I adenylate-forming enzyme family protein has product MPNFTSFLDVNVHYYGVKPALVNPSSGEIYTYKDLLDRVCKVAGGLKRLGVSKGDRVCVYTGNRCETIISYFAIWRIGAIAVPANPAFKAEEMLHILNDSEASTIITVEAGYKDVISQVMPKTPHLKNVVIIEGGVKEAYSWSELMKEGKAMLKPENCSIEDLCQIQYTAGTTGFPKGAMLTHGNWMAAVEAERWALRLNEDDVYLGFYPHFHVGVSWGITALRYGATFVIMERYELNKYLKLAREYKATILSGMPPVLHALVNAPPGSEEYLKSAKRIITGGAPTPQEVWEKFVKRYPHIEVVNAYGLSETVVIGTAPAVPVGFSHLSKGYLSVGAPVGYCEVKVVDEADPSKELPPNQIGEIALRGPGVAKGYWKRPRETAEVFLPDGWFLTGDTGYLDEDGILYVTGRKKDMIIMSGWKIYPAEVENVLVKHPKVSEAAVFARYDEKRGEIPVAAVVLKPGEEATEEEIIKFCEEKLASYKIPKAVIFLDNLPKMCGWKILHRVLREKYGGFPKH; this is encoded by the coding sequence ATGCCTAACTTCACCTCGTTTCTAGATGTTAACGTGCACTACTACGGCGTGAAACCAGCCTTAGTGAACCCTTCAAGCGGTGAAATCTACACGTATAAAGACTTACTGGATAGGGTATGTAAGGTTGCAGGCGGCTTAAAGAGGTTAGGTGTAAGTAAAGGGGATAGGGTTTGTGTTTACACCGGTAATAGGTGTGAAACCATAATTAGCTACTTCGCAATATGGCGGATAGGCGCGATCGCGGTACCGGCTAACCCAGCCTTTAAAGCCGAGGAGATGTTACACATACTTAACGATTCCGAGGCCAGTACCATAATAACTGTTGAGGCAGGCTACAAGGACGTCATATCGCAGGTAATGCCTAAAACGCCCCATTTAAAGAACGTCGTCATCATCGAGGGAGGAGTTAAGGAAGCTTATTCGTGGAGCGAGTTAATGAAGGAAGGAAAAGCGATGCTTAAACCTGAAAATTGCTCAATCGAGGACCTATGCCAAATACAGTATACCGCTGGAACCACAGGTTTTCCTAAGGGGGCTATGCTAACCCATGGTAACTGGATGGCAGCCGTTGAAGCTGAGCGTTGGGCGTTAAGGCTTAACGAGGACGACGTATATCTAGGTTTCTACCCTCACTTCCACGTTGGTGTTAGCTGGGGCATAACGGCGTTAAGGTACGGGGCCACCTTCGTAATTATGGAGCGCTACGAGCTTAACAAGTACCTTAAGCTAGCCAGGGAGTACAAAGCAACTATACTTTCAGGGATGCCACCAGTGCTCCACGCCCTCGTTAACGCTCCACCGGGATCCGAGGAATACCTAAAAAGCGCTAAGCGAATCATTACCGGAGGGGCTCCAACACCTCAAGAAGTATGGGAGAAGTTCGTTAAACGATACCCTCACATAGAGGTGGTTAACGCCTACGGGCTCTCGGAAACCGTGGTTATCGGAACGGCACCAGCCGTACCCGTAGGTTTTTCACACCTATCAAAAGGATACCTAAGCGTAGGGGCCCCGGTAGGATATTGTGAAGTGAAGGTCGTGGATGAAGCTGATCCATCCAAGGAGTTACCACCTAACCAAATAGGTGAAATAGCCCTTCGAGGGCCTGGCGTAGCTAAAGGCTACTGGAAAAGGCCTAGGGAAACCGCGGAGGTTTTCCTACCCGATGGATGGTTCCTCACTGGTGATACCGGGTACTTAGATGAAGACGGCATTCTCTACGTAACCGGGAGGAAGAAGGATATGATCATCATGTCGGGCTGGAAGATCTACCCAGCCGAGGTTGAAAACGTACTCGTAAAGCATCCTAAAGTATCTGAAGCAGCAGTGTTCGCGCGTTACGATGAAAAACGCGGAGAAATACCCGTAGCCGCAGTAGTACTTAAACCCGGCGAGGAAGCTACCGAGGAGGAGATAATAAAGTTTTGCGAAGAAAAACTCGCTAGCTACAAGATTCCTAAAGCCGTAATCTTCCTTGACAACCTCCCTAAAATGTGTGGCTGGAAGATCCTACATAGAGTACTGAGGGAGAAGTATGGAGGATTCCCGAAGCATTAA
- a CDS encoding cobalamin-dependent protein (Presence of a B(12) (cobalamin)-binding domain implies dependence on cobalamin itself, in one of its several forms, or in some unusual lineages, dependence on a cobalamin-like analog.) — MSKRLKVLIAKPGLNGHDRGAKVVATALREAGMEVIYTGRHQTPERIASIAVDEDVDVVGLSILSGAHLTLSQEVIKLLKEKGKNVPVVVGGVIPDKDIVALKSMGVAEVFPVGSKLSAIVDYFKRLQNLKEAGRTP, encoded by the coding sequence ATGTCTAAAAGGCTTAAGGTTTTAATCGCTAAGCCGGGCCTCAACGGTCACGATAGGGGCGCTAAAGTAGTAGCTACAGCGTTAAGGGAGGCCGGTATGGAGGTTATATATACCGGGCGGCATCAAACACCTGAACGCATAGCCTCAATAGCGGTCGACGAAGACGTAGACGTGGTAGGATTAAGTATACTTTCAGGGGCGCATTTGACCCTTTCACAGGAGGTAATTAAGCTTCTCAAGGAGAAGGGTAAGAACGTACCCGTTGTAGTAGGGGGAGTTATACCGGATAAGGATATAGTAGCTTTAAAGTCGATGGGCGTAGCTGAAGTATTCCCTGTAGGTTCTAAGCTTAGCGCGATCGTCGATTACTTCAAGCGGCTACAAAACCTAAAGGAGGCTGGCCGAACCCCCTAG